Genomic window (Marinobacter sp. F4206):
CTCGACGGCCAGAGGCGCCTCGCAGCTAGCCAGCGACAGGCGACTATCAACAGTGCCGGCGTCAAAGCTTACTTCGTAGCCTTCATCAGCTTGCTGCGCCGTGAACCGCTCAAGGAACCGGGTAGCGGCCTCCTCGATCTGTTCTGCCGTTGTTTTTGCGCCGGCCTCACTGATGCCTGCCAGGAGCAGGAGGAGGGCGAAAATGGTGATGCGCATACGTGTCACTTTGTCCTATGCTGTCAATAACTGTCCAAACTGCCCGAAAATAGCTAAGGGTTCGGGGTGGGCAGCCGTTAAACAAGCTGGTTTCAGAAGTTGCGACAAGAATTTGTCGTCTCCTTGTGTACGAGAACAACAGCAAAATGCATGCCGGTCGTAGTCCGGTGAGCCGGGAGAAAGAAGATGGCAGGGGTATTGGATAGTGTAAACCAGCGAACCCAACTGGTGGGGCAGAACCGTCTAGAGCTGCTGCTTTTTCGTCTGCGTGGTCGGCAAATCTATGGCATCAACGTGTTCAAGGTGAAAGAGGTCCTCCAGTGCCCGAAGCTGTCCTCCATTCCCAATAGCCGGACGGTTGTGCGAGGGGTGGCTCATATCCGGGGAGAAACCATCCCGATAATCGACCTGAGTATGGCCATTGGCCTTCCCGGCATCCCACAGGAGAGCCTGTCGACAAGCTTTGTGATCATTACCGAGTACAACCGGAAAACCCAGGGATTCCTGGTAACCGGCGTGGACCGGATTATGAACATGAACTGGGAAGACATCCTTCCGCCGCCCAAGGGGGCGGGCAAGGATGTCTATCTGACCGCCGTCACCAAAATAGAAGATAAACTGGTTGAAATCATTGACGTAGAGAAGATTCTTGCAGAAGTTTCTCCTCTGAGGGAAGATGTCACTGACGCGTTGCTGAGCAAGAGCGCAGAGCGAACCCCTGGGCTGCTCCCGGTACTTATCGTGGATGATTCCGCCGTAGCCCGCCGGCAGATCGAGCGATGCCTGACCGCGATCGGAATGAGTGTTGTGGCCAAGAACGATGGCAAACAGGCACTTGAGTATCTGAAACAGGTCACGGAAGATGGCTCAAAAGCGCGCGACCATCTGGCACTGGTGATTTCAGATGTCGAAATGCCAGAGATGGACGGGTATACGCTGGTATCCCGATGCAAGAACGACCCTGCACTCCGGGACCTGTTCATCATGCTACATACCTCGCTGAGCGGTGTGTTTAACCGGGCGATGGTTCAGAAGGTCGGTGCAGACGATTTCATGGCAAAGTTCAGTCCGGATGAGTTGGCCGAACGGGTCATGGAGATCATTGATCAGGCCTGAGGTCACTGCGGACCTAACCACTCAGAACAGAGATCCAATGAAAGCGGATATAACGCCACAGGAATACGAAGCCTTCAAGACATTCCTGCAGGATGCCTGTGGTATTTTGCTGGGCGAGAATAAGCAGTACCTCGTGAAGAGCCGTCTTCGTCGAATCC
Coding sequences:
- a CDS encoding chemotaxis protein CheV, with the protein product MAGVLDSVNQRTQLVGQNRLELLLFRLRGRQIYGINVFKVKEVLQCPKLSSIPNSRTVVRGVAHIRGETIPIIDLSMAIGLPGIPQESLSTSFVIITEYNRKTQGFLVTGVDRIMNMNWEDILPPPKGAGKDVYLTAVTKIEDKLVEIIDVEKILAEVSPLREDVTDALLSKSAERTPGLLPVLIVDDSAVARRQIERCLTAIGMSVVAKNDGKQALEYLKQVTEDGSKARDHLALVISDVEMPEMDGYTLVSRCKNDPALRDLFIMLHTSLSGVFNRAMVQKVGADDFMAKFSPDELAERVMEIIDQA